A single genomic interval of Candidatus Afararchaeum irisae harbors:
- a CDS encoding SAM-dependent methyltransferase has translation MSEGTLYIVGIGPGVPDKMTQEARDVIRDSEVVVASSLYQKFLRLDDVIGNKITDDERIEELADEDPFPIDEDTGEEGRLEVTTTPGGALYVEGATLSEAEEKVEDEGIDAFITTLDSGYADYIDTGDEGDGQLLVKSSMGRQVELAYEAIARVREGQDVAHVSGGDPNTYGKSDLVFKVLEHADTTDVDVEIVEGVTAGMSVSADLGAPLSGDFATVSLSDKWRDWDVIEDRLRNAARSDFVILLYNCWTGYDEAADILQEELDDEVPVGIVHDAGREEHGRNDDGEVYRVTNVGEMKEYSDEISGMGVSVLVGNSKTEVWEADDRDYLVTPRGGRDIEDF, from the coding sequence ATGAGTGAAGGAACATTATACATCGTAGGAATAGGACCCGGAGTCCCCGACAAGATGACACAGGAGGCGCGTGACGTGATACGCGACTCGGAGGTCGTAGTGGCTTCGTCGCTCTACCAGAAGTTCCTCCGTCTCGACGACGTGATCGGGAACAAGATCACAGACGACGAGAGGATAGAGGAACTCGCTGACGAAGACCCCTTCCCGATAGACGAGGACACGGGAGAAGAAGGGCGTTTAGAGGTCACGACTACCCCCGGAGGTGCTCTCTACGTCGAGGGTGCTACACTCTCGGAGGCTGAGGAGAAGGTCGAGGACGAGGGCATAGACGCCTTCATAACCACGCTCGACAGCGGATACGCCGACTACATCGACACGGGAGACGAGGGTGACGGTCAGCTTCTCGTCAAGTCGTCGATGGGAAGACAGGTCGAACTCGCCTACGAGGCGATAGCACGTGTCCGAGAGGGGCAGGACGTCGCACACGTCAGCGGGGGCGATCCCAACACCTACGGCAAGTCGGATCTCGTCTTCAAGGTTCTAGAGCACGCCGACACGACCGACGTCGACGTCGAGATAGTCGAGGGCGTCACCGCGGGGATGAGTGTCTCCGCCGACCTCGGAGCACCGCTGTCGGGAGACTTCGCGACGGTGAGCCTGTCGGACAAATGGCGCGACTGGGACGTCATAGAAGACCGTCTCAGGAACGCCGCGAGGTCCGACTTCGTGATACTCCTCTACAACTGCTGGACGGGGTACGACGAGGCGGCAGATATCCTACAGGAAGAACTCGACGACGAGGTTCCCGTCGGGATCGTCCACGACGCCGGACGTGAGGAACACGGGAGGAACGACGACGGCGAAGTATATAGAGTAACGAACGTCGGAGAGATGAAGGAGTACTCCGACGAGATATCCGGAATGGGTGTCTCTGTCCTCGTCGGCAACT
- the cbiG gene encoding cobalt-precorrin 5A hydrolase, giving the protein MSSDPDSEGEVAKDVAIISFERKMETAEDVKQGIESEYETVDVVEYHSDVFEENWRDYDAFIGLMASGIAVRKIAPLLESKWDDPGIVVTDEELTWAIPITGGHHGANQVAKDLEKLGAVPTMTTASEVAGKQSVESKAKALDAHVVNGDSTVKTNLAVLNDELDAVERLEGPRAVLVGDDVTVLKRNKDENEGVVVGVGAVSDVETDDVKDAVETALGEIGRDVEDIEFIATATKKEDEEGILEAARQLDVGVVTFDKETLQSHVGPSDSRAEDLVGWPGVAESSALAGSRQRQLVLEKNAYHKAVTVAVAE; this is encoded by the coding sequence GTGAGTTCTGATCCCGACTCCGAGGGAGAGGTCGCAAAGGACGTCGCTATTATCTCGTTCGAGAGGAAGATGGAGACAGCCGAAGACGTAAAGCAGGGGATAGAGTCGGAGTACGAGACGGTCGACGTCGTAGAGTACCACTCGGATGTCTTCGAGGAGAACTGGAGGGACTACGACGCCTTCATAGGTCTGATGGCGAGTGGAATCGCGGTCAGAAAGATCGCTCCTCTGCTTGAGTCAAAATGGGACGACCCCGGTATAGTCGTCACAGACGAGGAGCTTACGTGGGCGATACCCATCACGGGAGGACACCACGGCGCGAACCAGGTCGCTAAGGATCTCGAAAAGCTGGGTGCTGTCCCGACGATGACGACAGCGAGCGAGGTCGCGGGGAAGCAGTCGGTCGAGTCGAAGGCTAAGGCACTCGACGCCCACGTAGTCAACGGAGACTCGACTGTGAAGACTAACCTCGCCGTCCTCAACGACGAACTCGACGCCGTGGAACGTCTCGAAGGTCCACGTGCGGTTCTCGTGGGCGACGACGTCACAGTTCTCAAGAGAAACAAGGATGAGAACGAAGGAGTAGTCGTCGGAGTTGGTGCGGTCAGCGACGTCGAGACAGACGACGTCAAGGACGCCGTAGAGACGGCTCTCGGAGAGATCGGAAGAGATGTCGAGGACATCGAGTTCATAGCCACCGCGACGAAGAAGGAGGACGAGGAGGGCATACTCGAAGCCGCGCGCCAGCTCGACGTCGGTGTCGTGACATTCGACAAGGAGACTCTTCAGAGCCACGTCGGACCCAGCGACTCACGTGCCGAGGATCTCGTGGGCTGGCCTGGGGTCGCCGAGTCGTCGGCTCTCGCTGGAAGCAGACAGAGGCAACTCGTACTCGAAAAGAACGCCTACCACAAGGCGGTAACTGTGGCAGTAGCTGAATAA
- a CDS encoding cobalt-precorrin-4/precorrin-4 C(11)-methyltransferase, producing the protein MTETDEGIPFIGAGPGDPGLMTVRGKQLTEDADLVVHAGSLVNSEILNLYCDDAEKVNSVGKDLEELVPLMRDAYDEGKNVVRLHSGDPSIYGAALEQMDALEEEGVPTYFVSGVTSAFAAAATLRTQLTLNEVSNHVAFTRPQGKTLSEEEDHISDFVEMGDVTTCIYLGTHAVSETMERLLDDGHDPETPVAVVYHASWPDEDVILGTIEDIGDKVEEAGYRASALVMIGEAVEGSGYERSYLYGDWASDNDSDDYEQKDKEEGQT; encoded by the coding sequence ATGACTGAGACAGACGAAGGCATACCCTTCATAGGAGCGGGACCCGGAGACCCGGGTTTGATGACGGTTCGCGGAAAGCAGCTTACGGAGGACGCAGACCTCGTCGTACACGCGGGGTCACTCGTCAACTCAGAGATACTCAACCTCTACTGTGACGACGCCGAGAAGGTCAACTCAGTGGGTAAGGATCTCGAAGAGCTCGTGCCTCTGATGAGGGACGCCTACGACGAAGGAAAGAACGTCGTGCGTCTCCACTCGGGAGACCCCTCGATCTACGGCGCGGCACTCGAACAGATGGACGCCTTGGAGGAAGAGGGAGTCCCGACCTACTTCGTCTCGGGTGTGACATCGGCTTTCGCCGCCGCGGCGACGCTCCGGACACAGCTTACTCTCAACGAGGTGTCCAACCACGTCGCATTCACTCGTCCACAGGGCAAGACGCTCTCAGAGGAAGAGGATCACATAAGCGACTTCGTCGAGATGGGAGACGTCACGACGTGTATCTACCTCGGTACACACGCAGTCTCAGAGACTATGGAACGTCTCTTGGACGACGGACACGACCCCGAGACTCCCGTCGCAGTCGTCTACCACGCCTCGTGGCCCGACGAGGACGTCATACTCGGAACTATCGAGGACATAGGCGACAAGGTCGAGGAGGCGGGCTACCGTGCGTCGGCGCTCGTAATGATAGGAGAGGCTGTCGAGGGAAGCGGATACGAGAGGTCGTACCTCTACGGCGACTGGGCTTCGGATAATGACAGCGACGACTACGAACAGAAGGACAAAGAGGAGGGTCAGACGTGA
- a CDS encoding cobalt-factor II C(20)-methyltransferase, producing the protein MTVYGVGLGPGRKDLLTIGGREALEDADVVYTPGRLSKRVVTEYVSEDKIGDLDFPMTRDPEKLREAWKEAADEVASTAEDQDAAFATLGDPNIYSTFGHLRRTLDAFHPEVDVEIIPGVSSVTAFATALGVEIEAGSSLGLHEASDGDAPTENDRMVLFKVTDAPETATKLDDAGYDVVFGRRLYMEEGDTVVTEDPERVEERDYYTLAYAERRGVEKDTATKEFETQNDDENTKRTKTETETETETEAA; encoded by the coding sequence GTGACAGTCTACGGAGTCGGCTTAGGACCCGGTAGGAAAGACCTCCTGACTATCGGCGGGAGGGAAGCCCTCGAAGACGCAGACGTCGTCTACACGCCGGGACGTCTCTCGAAACGCGTCGTGACCGAGTACGTCTCGGAGGACAAGATAGGAGACCTCGACTTTCCCATGACTCGCGACCCCGAGAAGCTCAGGGAGGCGTGGAAGGAAGCCGCAGACGAGGTCGCTTCGACTGCGGAGGACCAAGACGCCGCGTTCGCGACACTCGGCGATCCCAATATCTACTCTACTTTCGGACATCTCAGGAGGACACTCGACGCCTTCCATCCCGAGGTCGACGTCGAGATAATACCCGGCGTCAGTAGCGTGACTGCTTTCGCGACGGCTCTGGGTGTCGAGATAGAGGCGGGCTCTAGCCTCGGACTCCACGAGGCGAGCGACGGCGACGCGCCGACTGAGAACGACCGGATGGTTCTGTTCAAGGTCACCGACGCCCCCGAGACGGCGACGAAGCTCGACGACGCGGGCTACGACGTCGTCTTCGGAAGACGTCTCTACATGGAGGAGGGGGACACCGTAGTCACAGAAGACCCCGAGAGAGTCGAGGAGAGGGACTACTACACCCTCGCTTACGCCGAGAGACGGGGTGTCGAGAAGGATACTGCTACGAAGGAGTTCGAGACACAGAATGATGACGAGAACACGAAAAGGACGAAGACAGAGACGGAAACCGAGACAGAGACGGAGGCAGCATGA